A window from Solanum stenotomum isolate F172 chromosome 7, ASM1918654v1, whole genome shotgun sequence encodes these proteins:
- the LOC125871714 gene encoding E3 ubiquitin-protein ligase APD2 isoform X3 has product MTLILGVYGPGNLQLGPNSSILIKPNPLFVKNIKVEEMDGANNRPMVYGFYENPSLDVLATSTEAYRTSLPANTNKQWIYYLNQGSQINISYSVKSSSSFGLVLIIAQGSEGLAQWLEDPSYPNTTLSWNVIYGNGTISQDIGKSSSYYVAVGNLNSGVVQVRLDIRSKVLLYNTTGAYYECNLRQKPCGMSFFLAGGNVALLTSPPQRPGIATGMWSVKLSYGPRWITYLLGVGGMSFLIWLVFRYLNNMQSTHLEGIRDPVGPMESEQTPLLSRKDDDIASWGSSYDGLSQDDEYNEGVLDLTAAQGRQVKDGEDNSNIRRLCAICFDAPRDCFFLPCGHHASCFECGTRIAEVAGTCPICRRPIKKVRKIYTV; this is encoded by the exons GTGGAAGAGATGGATGGTGCAAACAATAGACCAATGGTGTATGGGTTCTATGAAAATCCGTCTCTTGATGTTCTTGCAACTTCTACTGAAGCTTACAGAACCTCTCTTCCTGCAAACACTAACAAG CAATGGATATATTACTTGAATCAAGGGTCTCAAATAAACATATCATATAGTGTCAAGTCCTCAAGTTCATTTGGTTTAGTCCTTATTATTGCTCAAG GAAGCGAAGGTCTAGCTCAGTGGCTTGAAGACCCATCTTATCCAAATACAACACTATCATGGAATGtcatttatg GGAATGGCACAATCAGCCAAGACATAGGGAAGTCCTCTAGTTATTACGTGGCAGTGGGCAACTTGAACTCTGGAGTTGTACAG GTTCGGTTGGATATTAGAAGTAAGGTACTGCTCTATAATACAACTGGTGCTTATTACGAGTGCAACCTCAGACAAAAACCGTGTGGAATGAGCTTCTTTCTGGCCGGAGGAAATGTTGCTCTTTTGACTTCTCCTCCTCAAAGGCCA GGTATAGCTACTGGTATGTGGAGCGTCAAACTTTCCTATGGACCTCGGTGGATCACATATCTTCTTGGAGTAG GTGGGATGAGTTTTCTCATTTGGTTGGTATTCAGGTACTTGAATAATATGCAATCCACTCATCTGGAAGGTATTAGAGATCCAGTGGGGCCGATGGAATCTGAGCAGACCCCTCTTCTTTCACGCAAAGATGATGATATTGCAAGCTGGGGTTCTTCTTACGATGGTCTTTCACAAGATGATGAGTATAATGAAGGTGTACTGGACCTCACTGCAGCTCAAGGGAGACAAGTTAAAGATGGTGAAGACAACAGCAATATTCGCCGACTCTGCGCAATTTGTTTTGATGCGCCAAGGGACTGCTTCTTTCTTCCATGTGGACACCATGCATCCTGTTTTGAATGTGGAACTAG GATAGCAGAAGTTGCTGGTACTTGCCCAATCTGTCGCAGGCCTATAAAGAAGGTGAGAAAGATATATACAGTTTGA
- the LOC125871714 gene encoding E3 ubiquitin-protein ligase APD2 isoform X1 — translation MEESDRNRSFSSEVRDEQFSGDASMSRHEEEVPVIDDDDRRPPLPFPERNNVFHNAPYFPATDNEEAVRLARDDTCSYIVVILTFWLFVSMTLILGVYGPGNLQLGPNSSILIKPNPLFVKNIKVEEMDGANNRPMVYGFYENPSLDVLATSTEAYRTSLPANTNKQWIYYLNQGSQINISYSVKSSSSFGLVLIIAQGSEGLAQWLEDPSYPNTTLSWNVIYGNGTISQDIGKSSSYYVAVGNLNSGVVQVRLDIRSKVLLYNTTGAYYECNLRQKPCGMSFFLAGGNVALLTSPPQRPGIATGMWSVKLSYGPRWITYLLGVGGMSFLIWLVFRYLNNMQSTHLEGIRDPVGPMESEQTPLLSRKDDDIASWGSSYDGLSQDDEYNEGVLDLTAAQGRQVKDGEDNSNIRRLCAICFDAPRDCFFLPCGHHASCFECGTRIAEVAGTCPICRRPIKKVRKIYTV, via the exons ATGGAGGAATCAGATCGGAATCGGTCATTTTCGTCGGAGGTTAGGGATGAGCAATTTTCCGGCGATGCATCGATGTCGCGACACGAGGAGGAGGTACCGGTGATTGACGACGATGATCGGCGGCCTCCGTTGCCGTTTCCGGAGAGGAATAATGTTTTTCACAATGCACCTTATTTTCCGGCGACTGACAATGAGGAAGCTGTGCGGTTAGCCAGAGATGATACCTGTTCTTACATTGTTGTTATTCTCACTTTCTGGCTCTTCg tCTCTATGACTTTGATACTGGGAGTTTATGGGCCAGGTAATTTGCAGCTTGGACCAAATTCCTCAATCCTGATAAAACCTAATCCcttatttgtaaaaaatataaag GTGGAAGAGATGGATGGTGCAAACAATAGACCAATGGTGTATGGGTTCTATGAAAATCCGTCTCTTGATGTTCTTGCAACTTCTACTGAAGCTTACAGAACCTCTCTTCCTGCAAACACTAACAAG CAATGGATATATTACTTGAATCAAGGGTCTCAAATAAACATATCATATAGTGTCAAGTCCTCAAGTTCATTTGGTTTAGTCCTTATTATTGCTCAAG GAAGCGAAGGTCTAGCTCAGTGGCTTGAAGACCCATCTTATCCAAATACAACACTATCATGGAATGtcatttatg GGAATGGCACAATCAGCCAAGACATAGGGAAGTCCTCTAGTTATTACGTGGCAGTGGGCAACTTGAACTCTGGAGTTGTACAG GTTCGGTTGGATATTAGAAGTAAGGTACTGCTCTATAATACAACTGGTGCTTATTACGAGTGCAACCTCAGACAAAAACCGTGTGGAATGAGCTTCTTTCTGGCCGGAGGAAATGTTGCTCTTTTGACTTCTCCTCCTCAAAGGCCA GGTATAGCTACTGGTATGTGGAGCGTCAAACTTTCCTATGGACCTCGGTGGATCACATATCTTCTTGGAGTAG GTGGGATGAGTTTTCTCATTTGGTTGGTATTCAGGTACTTGAATAATATGCAATCCACTCATCTGGAAGGTATTAGAGATCCAGTGGGGCCGATGGAATCTGAGCAGACCCCTCTTCTTTCACGCAAAGATGATGATATTGCAAGCTGGGGTTCTTCTTACGATGGTCTTTCACAAGATGATGAGTATAATGAAGGTGTACTGGACCTCACTGCAGCTCAAGGGAGACAAGTTAAAGATGGTGAAGACAACAGCAATATTCGCCGACTCTGCGCAATTTGTTTTGATGCGCCAAGGGACTGCTTCTTTCTTCCATGTGGACACCATGCATCCTGTTTTGAATGTGGAACTAG GATAGCAGAAGTTGCTGGTACTTGCCCAATCTGTCGCAGGCCTATAAAGAAGGTGAGAAAGATATATACAGTTTGA
- the LOC125871714 gene encoding E3 ubiquitin-protein ligase APD2 isoform X2 — protein MEESDRNRSFSSEVRDEQFSGDASMSRHEEEVPVIDDDDRRPPLPFPERNNVFHNAPYFPATDNEEAVRLARDDTCSYIVVILTFWLFGNLQLGPNSSILIKPNPLFVKNIKVEEMDGANNRPMVYGFYENPSLDVLATSTEAYRTSLPANTNKQWIYYLNQGSQINISYSVKSSSSFGLVLIIAQGSEGLAQWLEDPSYPNTTLSWNVIYGNGTISQDIGKSSSYYVAVGNLNSGVVQVRLDIRSKVLLYNTTGAYYECNLRQKPCGMSFFLAGGNVALLTSPPQRPGIATGMWSVKLSYGPRWITYLLGVGGMSFLIWLVFRYLNNMQSTHLEGIRDPVGPMESEQTPLLSRKDDDIASWGSSYDGLSQDDEYNEGVLDLTAAQGRQVKDGEDNSNIRRLCAICFDAPRDCFFLPCGHHASCFECGTRIAEVAGTCPICRRPIKKVRKIYTV, from the exons ATGGAGGAATCAGATCGGAATCGGTCATTTTCGTCGGAGGTTAGGGATGAGCAATTTTCCGGCGATGCATCGATGTCGCGACACGAGGAGGAGGTACCGGTGATTGACGACGATGATCGGCGGCCTCCGTTGCCGTTTCCGGAGAGGAATAATGTTTTTCACAATGCACCTTATTTTCCGGCGACTGACAATGAGGAAGCTGTGCGGTTAGCCAGAGATGATACCTGTTCTTACATTGTTGTTATTCTCACTTTCTGGCTCTTCg GTAATTTGCAGCTTGGACCAAATTCCTCAATCCTGATAAAACCTAATCCcttatttgtaaaaaatataaag GTGGAAGAGATGGATGGTGCAAACAATAGACCAATGGTGTATGGGTTCTATGAAAATCCGTCTCTTGATGTTCTTGCAACTTCTACTGAAGCTTACAGAACCTCTCTTCCTGCAAACACTAACAAG CAATGGATATATTACTTGAATCAAGGGTCTCAAATAAACATATCATATAGTGTCAAGTCCTCAAGTTCATTTGGTTTAGTCCTTATTATTGCTCAAG GAAGCGAAGGTCTAGCTCAGTGGCTTGAAGACCCATCTTATCCAAATACAACACTATCATGGAATGtcatttatg GGAATGGCACAATCAGCCAAGACATAGGGAAGTCCTCTAGTTATTACGTGGCAGTGGGCAACTTGAACTCTGGAGTTGTACAG GTTCGGTTGGATATTAGAAGTAAGGTACTGCTCTATAATACAACTGGTGCTTATTACGAGTGCAACCTCAGACAAAAACCGTGTGGAATGAGCTTCTTTCTGGCCGGAGGAAATGTTGCTCTTTTGACTTCTCCTCCTCAAAGGCCA GGTATAGCTACTGGTATGTGGAGCGTCAAACTTTCCTATGGACCTCGGTGGATCACATATCTTCTTGGAGTAG GTGGGATGAGTTTTCTCATTTGGTTGGTATTCAGGTACTTGAATAATATGCAATCCACTCATCTGGAAGGTATTAGAGATCCAGTGGGGCCGATGGAATCTGAGCAGACCCCTCTTCTTTCACGCAAAGATGATGATATTGCAAGCTGGGGTTCTTCTTACGATGGTCTTTCACAAGATGATGAGTATAATGAAGGTGTACTGGACCTCACTGCAGCTCAAGGGAGACAAGTTAAAGATGGTGAAGACAACAGCAATATTCGCCGACTCTGCGCAATTTGTTTTGATGCGCCAAGGGACTGCTTCTTTCTTCCATGTGGACACCATGCATCCTGTTTTGAATGTGGAACTAG GATAGCAGAAGTTGCTGGTACTTGCCCAATCTGTCGCAGGCCTATAAAGAAGGTGAGAAAGATATATACAGTTTGA